A window from Citrus sinensis cultivar Valencia sweet orange chromosome 5, DVS_A1.0, whole genome shotgun sequence encodes these proteins:
- the LOC127902673 gene encoding uncharacterized protein LOC127902673, with translation MPIPNSEDCRGHTNNGDRIFLSYAAVFGFVIPVLVNLVAANVEGTNKPLFEEYAINMSAFLVGMGVYCVALVADFNSRICQSNSNSAAADTDISSNVYSLIAVVFGLLSTLSLVSILVPRVIGYVILSIGWLCAAIFLAVFQGGRLIMDPVRRIYNKFIKPVFTKTRNWFNLNAPCFNYLRNQTS, from the exons ATGCCCATTCCGAACAGCGAGGACTGCCGTGGTCATACTAATAATGG GGACCGAATTTTCCTTTCCTACGCTGCTGTTTTCGGGTTTGTCATTCCAGTTCTTGTCAATCTCGTGGCTGCTAACGTTGAAGGCACAAACAAGCCCTTGTTCGAAGAGTATGCCATAAACATGTCGGCTTTTCTTGTGGGGATGGGAGTGTACTGCGTTGCACTTGTTGCTGATTTCAACTCCCGAATCTGTCAATCAAATTCTAATTCAGCTGCTGCTGATACCGATATTTCTTCCAACGTCTATAGCCTTATTGCTGTCGTCTTCGGATTGCTTTCTACACTCTCACTGGTGTCGATCCTTGTTCCACGCGTGATCGGTTATGTCATCTTGAGCATTGGTTGGCTCTGCGCAGCTATTTTCCTTGCTGTCTTTCAAGGTGGCAGATTGATCATGGATCCTGTTCGTCGGATTTACAACAAATTCATCAAGCCGGTTTTCACCAAGACTAGGAATTGGTTCAACTTAAATGCGCCATGTTTCAATTACTTACGTAATCAAACTAGTTAA